One Littorina saxatilis isolate snail1 linkage group LG1, US_GU_Lsax_2.0, whole genome shotgun sequence genomic window carries:
- the LOC138967071 gene encoding uncharacterized protein, which translates to MTQGNLSPVNSTTTSTTAAPVSTTAVQGADQHHLDQDKSPTLTDTIAAVTIAVLACVLIITLTLIVRAVRRQRRRERGRELNAIPTVSTGIVSANVSAYATSSRSSPRPARGIISWEPVTPSTSTADIMPSTSGAGAPSSC; encoded by the exons ATGACTCAAGGCAACTTGTCGCCTGTCAATTCCACCACCACGTCTACCACTGCCGCTCCTGTCAGCACAACTGCTG tTCAAGGGGCCGACCAGCATCACCTGGATCAAGACAAAAGCCCGACCTTGACAGACACCATTGCGGCAGTGACCATCGCTGTGTTGGCCTGCGTTCTCATCATCACTCTGACGCTCATCGTGCGAGCCGTTCGCAGGCAGAGAAGACGTGAACGTGGACGAGAACTCAACGCCATTCCTACCGTCTCCACTGGGATTGTCAGTGCAA ATGTCAGTGCCTATGCAACCAGCAGCCGCAGTTCACCGAGACCTGCACGGGGCATCATCAGCTGGGAGCCAGTCACTCCGTCAACTAGCACTGCCGACATCATGCCGTCCACTTCTGGGGCGGGTGCGCCCAGTAGCTGCTGA